The Blastomonas fulva genome contains a region encoding:
- a CDS encoding response regulator, whose translation MAKRVLVVEDNDLNRKLFCDLLTAHGFAVEGLADGREVMERARQFVPGLIIMDIQLPHISGLELIEAIKADRDLRLIPIMAVTAYAGKGDEDRIRAAGAEGYVSKPVSIGPFMAAVNALV comes from the coding sequence GTGGCAAAAAGAGTGCTGGTTGTCGAGGATAACGACCTTAATCGCAAACTTTTCTGCGATCTCCTCACCGCGCACGGCTTTGCCGTCGAGGGACTGGCCGATGGCCGCGAGGTGATGGAGCGCGCGCGCCAGTTCGTGCCCGGGCTGATCATCATGGACATCCAGCTGCCGCACATCAGCGGGCTGGAGCTGATCGAGGCGATCAAGGCCGATCGCGACCTGCGCCTCATCCCGATCATGGCGGTCACCGCTTATGCGGGCAAGGGGGACGAGGACCGCATCCGCGCCGCCGGGGCGGAGGGTTATGTCTCAAAGCCGGTTTCGATCGGCCCGTTCATGGCGGCGGTGAACGCGCTCGTGTAA
- a CDS encoding RidA family protein: protein MTDSIEQKLAELGLELPQPAAPVASYVPAVEVGGMLYISGQLPFIDGKVVTGRLGENVSLEAGEAAARACGIMLIAQMKAALGSLDRVERIVKLGAFIASTPEFNAQPKVANGASDLMVQVFGAAGQHARSAVGVPVLPLGAAVEIDAIVAVRPA from the coding sequence ATGACTGACAGCATTGAACAAAAGCTCGCCGAACTGGGTCTCGAACTGCCCCAGCCCGCCGCTCCCGTCGCCTCCTATGTCCCCGCCGTGGAAGTAGGCGGCATGCTCTACATCTCGGGCCAGCTGCCGTTCATCGACGGCAAGGTCGTCACCGGACGGCTGGGCGAGAATGTCTCGCTCGAGGCCGGAGAGGCTGCCGCGCGCGCCTGCGGCATCATGCTGATCGCGCAGATGAAGGCGGCTCTGGGCTCGCTCGACCGGGTCGAGCGGATCGTCAAGCTCGGCGCCTTCATCGCCAGCACGCCCGAGTTCAACGCCCAGCCCAAGGTCGCCAATGGCGCATCGGACCTGATGGTCCAGGTGTTCGGCGCGGCGGGCCAGCATGCGCGCAGCGCCGTCGGCGTTCCCGTCCTGCCCCTGGGCGCCGCCGTGGAGATCGATGCCATTGTCGCCGTTCGGCCTGCTTGA
- a CDS encoding GNAT family N-acetyltransferase: MSEKAITAEVGRSIAALDAGQWDALAGPDNPFVSHAFLSLLEASGSVGRGTGWTPAPITIKGEDGRLVAALPAYLKSHSQGEYVFDHNWAHAWENAGGSYYPKLQISVPFTPATGPRILLADPVWSLPILTAAQNLAEQNNLSSVHATFIEPAQLPLFEQAGWLLRADTQFHWHDENYGDFQGFLGSLTSRKRKDLRKERAKAQEGVEIVHLTGDMITEAHWDAFWIFYQDTGARKWGQPYLTREAFSLMGQTMADRILLILALYEGRPIAGALNFIGSDTLYGRYWGCTVDKPFLHFELCYYQAIDAALARGLSRVEAGAQGGHKMARGYAPEITWSAHYIPDPGFRRAVGDFLKRERAAVQADREMLTEMLPFKRGPSAA; this comes from the coding sequence ATGAGCGAAAAGGCGATCACCGCCGAGGTCGGCCGCAGCATCGCCGCGCTGGATGCGGGTCAATGGGATGCGCTGGCGGGCCCGGACAACCCGTTCGTTTCCCACGCCTTTCTCAGCCTGCTCGAAGCTTCGGGCAGCGTCGGCCGCGGCACCGGCTGGACCCCTGCACCGATCACCATCAAGGGCGAAGACGGCAGGCTGGTCGCGGCGCTGCCCGCCTATCTCAAGAGCCACAGCCAGGGCGAATATGTCTTCGACCACAATTGGGCGCATGCGTGGGAGAATGCCGGGGGAAGCTATTACCCCAAGTTGCAGATTTCCGTCCCGTTCACGCCCGCGACCGGCCCGCGCATCCTGCTGGCCGATCCGGTGTGGTCGCTGCCGATCCTGACCGCCGCGCAGAACCTTGCCGAACAGAACAACCTGTCTTCGGTCCACGCGACCTTTATCGAGCCCGCCCAACTGCCGCTGTTCGAGCAGGCCGGATGGCTGCTGCGCGCCGACACCCAGTTTCACTGGCACGACGAGAATTATGGCGATTTCCAGGGCTTTCTGGGCTCGCTGACCTCACGCAAGCGCAAGGATCTGCGCAAGGAGCGCGCCAAGGCGCAGGAGGGCGTCGAGATCGTCCACCTCACCGGGGACATGATCACCGAAGCGCATTGGGACGCGTTCTGGATCTTCTACCAGGACACCGGCGCGCGCAAATGGGGCCAGCCTTATCTCACCCGCGAGGCCTTCAGCCTGATGGGGCAAACGATGGCCGACCGCATCCTGCTGATCCTCGCGCTGTACGAAGGCCGCCCGATCGCAGGCGCGCTCAACTTCATCGGCAGCGACACGCTCTATGGCCGTTATTGGGGCTGCACGGTGGACAAGCCGTTCCTGCATTTCGAGCTCTGCTACTACCAGGCGATCGACGCGGCGCTGGCGCGCGGCCTCTCACGGGTTGAGGCTGGCGCGCAGGGCGGGCACAAGATGGCGCGCGGCTATGCGCCCGAGATCACATGGTCGGCGCACTATATCCCCGATCCCGGCTTCCGCCGCGCGGTGGGCGATTTCCTCAAGCGCGAGCGCGCAGCTGTGCAGGCCGACCGCGAAATGCTGACCGAGATGCTGCCGTTCAAGCGTGGTCCATCTGCGGCTTGA
- a CDS encoding EF-hand domain-containing protein — MKKTLIAGAALAAMLTASMAVAQPAGGKMRGPDANQDGVITQAEVRTQAQTMFARMDVNKDGRIDKADREARQAERFKKLDTDGSGEVSLAEMTVAREARETKRAERMSMRAEAGKGEPGARQGGKWRGGPGKGMRGGHGGGHARMMRLDTNKDGAITMAEFEAGALERFKRQDTNNDGQVTKAERDAAREAMKQRWQEKRAKPAG; from the coding sequence ATGAAGAAGACCCTTATCGCAGGTGCCGCGCTGGCCGCGATGCTCACCGCCAGCATGGCTGTCGCGCAGCCCGCCGGTGGCAAGATGCGCGGCCCCGATGCCAATCAGGACGGCGTGATCACCCAGGCCGAGGTCCGCACCCAGGCGCAGACGATGTTCGCCCGGATGGACGTCAACAAGGACGGCAGGATCGACAAGGCCGATCGCGAAGCGCGTCAGGCCGAGCGCTTCAAGAAGCTCGACACCGATGGCAGCGGCGAAGTCAGCCTGGCCGAAATGACCGTAGCGCGCGAAGCCCGCGAGACGAAACGCGCCGAACGCATGAGCATGCGCGCCGAAGCCGGCAAGGGCGAGCCCGGCGCTCGCCAGGGTGGCAAGTGGCGCGGTGGTCCCGGCAAGGGCATGCGCGGCGGCCATGGTGGCGGCCATGCTCGCATGATGCGTCTCGACACCAACAAGGATGGCGCGATCACTATGGCCGAGTTCGAGGCCGGTGCGCTGGAGCGGTTCAAGCGCCAGGACACCAACAACGACGGCCAGGTGACCAAGGCCGAGCGCGATGCTGCGCGCGAAGCGATGAAGCAGCGCTGGCAGGAAAAGCGCGCCAAGCCGGCGGGCTGA
- a CDS encoding sensor histidine kinase produces MNMLKRPSFKRLWPSSLAGRLLLTIALALLVGQLLNAVLLVRAQRDQAMDRVAAEAAVRLIASTDRLEQGRPLREQRLGRMGRAPGLRMRRTALDPVSPITPAMQAMPKIEQRLNAILPSYGVNYRDIRAAAMPAPPRPRRMDRLAAEIGGRDDERIRQLAVIAIERPDGQWLSVRVPVAEASNRIGVTIIAQTVVLYLVMLVPLVWLTRRIARSMGALRDGVAQFEQTQQAQPIEPSGPSDLADLTRSFNAMSARISAMLNEKDVMLGAIGHDLKTPLAALRVRVESVPDDRQRSRMVASIDDITRTLDDILSLARIGRTGEAPEPVNLVALVEMIADEYRDLGQDVELAECERIVAPLQLTWIRRALRNVIGNAVRYGSRARISIARQTSSVAITIDDDGPGIADDQIERMFEPFTRLEASRNMATGGTGLGLTLARAVAHQHGGSLTVQNRRGPGGAIEGLRAVLTLPVG; encoded by the coding sequence ATGAATATGCTCAAGCGGCCCAGTTTCAAGCGGTTGTGGCCGTCCAGCCTTGCCGGCCGCCTGCTGCTGACCATCGCGCTAGCGCTGCTGGTGGGGCAGCTGCTCAACGCGGTACTGCTGGTGCGGGCGCAGCGCGATCAGGCGATGGACCGGGTCGCGGCGGAAGCGGCGGTGCGGCTGATCGCTTCGACCGACCGGCTGGAGCAAGGCAGGCCGTTGCGCGAGCAGCGGCTCGGCCGGATGGGCCGCGCGCCCGGCCTCAGGATGCGGCGCACTGCGCTCGATCCGGTCAGCCCGATCACGCCTGCGATGCAGGCGATGCCCAAGATCGAACAGCGGTTGAACGCCATCCTGCCGAGCTATGGAGTCAATTATCGCGATATCCGGGCTGCAGCCATGCCCGCACCGCCCCGGCCGCGCCGCATGGACCGGCTGGCGGCGGAAATCGGCGGGCGCGATGACGAACGCATCCGCCAGCTCGCGGTGATCGCGATCGAGCGTCCCGACGGCCAGTGGCTCAGCGTGCGCGTTCCGGTGGCCGAGGCGTCGAATCGAATCGGCGTGACCATCATCGCGCAGACCGTGGTGCTGTATCTGGTGATGCTGGTGCCCCTGGTGTGGCTGACCCGCCGTATCGCGCGCTCTATGGGCGCGCTGCGCGATGGCGTGGCGCAGTTCGAGCAGACCCAGCAGGCCCAGCCGATTGAGCCTTCGGGGCCCAGCGACCTTGCCGATCTCACCCGCTCGTTCAACGCGATGAGCGCGCGGATTTCCGCGATGCTCAACGAGAAGGACGTGATGCTGGGCGCGATCGGGCATGATCTCAAGACGCCGCTCGCAGCGCTTCGGGTGCGGGTCGAATCGGTGCCCGATGACCGCCAGCGCTCACGCATGGTCGCCAGCATCGATGATATCACCCGCACGCTCGACGACATCTTGTCGCTGGCGCGGATCGGACGCACCGGCGAGGCGCCCGAGCCGGTCAATCTGGTCGCGCTGGTCGAGATGATCGCCGACGAGTACCGCGATCTGGGGCAGGACGTGGAGCTGGCCGAGTGCGAACGCATCGTCGCGCCGCTGCAACTCACCTGGATCCGCCGCGCGCTGCGCAACGTCATCGGCAATGCGGTGCGTTACGGGTCACGCGCGCGGATCAGCATCGCGCGGCAGACGTCGAGCGTGGCAATCACCATCGACGATGATGGCCCGGGGATCGCCGACGATCAGATCGAGCGGATGTTCGAGCCCTTCACCCGGCTGGAAGCCTCGCGCAACATGGCAACCGGCGGCACGGGGCTGGGGCTGACACTCGCGCGCGCGGTCGCGCACCAGCATGGCGGCTCGCTGACCGTGCAGAACCGCCGCGGCCCAGGCGGCGCGATCGAAGGCCTTCGCGCAGTGTTGACGCTGCCGGTGGGCTGA
- a CDS encoding response regulator codes for MNDLPHILLVDDEPSLREPLAEYLVGQGFAVTEAGDAAKARTLMRDQRFAILLLDIMMPGEDGLSLCRHVAAQSEIPVILITAKGEAMDRIIGLEIGADDYVVKPFDPRELVARIKTVLRRAARVPQTPEDEVQGFEFDGWRLDTVKRRLTDPDGALVPISTAEFKLLQVFCEHAGHVLNRDQLLDLAHGREAHLFDRAIDNQISRLRKKVEADNRTPRLIKTVWGGGYTLAAKVRRLATPDTP; via the coding sequence ATGAATGACTTGCCCCACATCCTGCTCGTCGACGACGAGCCCAGCTTGCGCGAACCGCTCGCCGAATATCTGGTGGGGCAGGGCTTTGCCGTGACCGAGGCTGGCGATGCCGCCAAGGCGCGCACGCTGATGCGCGACCAGCGCTTTGCCATCTTGCTGCTCGACATCATGATGCCTGGCGAGGATGGCCTCAGCCTGTGCCGCCATGTCGCGGCGCAATCCGAAATCCCGGTGATCCTGATCACCGCCAAGGGCGAGGCGATGGACCGCATCATCGGGCTGGAGATCGGTGCCGACGATTATGTCGTCAAGCCGTTCGATCCGCGCGAGCTGGTGGCACGCATCAAGACCGTTCTGCGCCGCGCCGCGCGCGTCCCGCAGACACCCGAGGACGAGGTCCAGGGGTTCGAATTCGACGGCTGGCGGCTCGACACCGTCAAGCGCCGCCTGACCGATCCCGATGGCGCGCTGGTGCCCATCTCCACCGCCGAGTTCAAGCTGTTGCAGGTGTTCTGCGAGCACGCCGGGCACGTGCTCAACCGCGACCAGCTGCTCGATCTTGCGCATGGCCGCGAGGCGCACCTGTTCGATCGCGCGATCGACAACCAGATCAGCCGCCTGCGCAAGAAGGTCGAGGCCGACAACCGCACCCCGCGGCTGATCAAGACCGTGTGGGGTGGCGGCTATACGCTCGCCGCCAAGGTCCGCCGTCTGGCGACCCCCGATACGCCATGA
- a CDS encoding acetyl-CoA C-acetyltransferase yields MADAYIIDAVRTPRGVGKPGKGALSHLHPQDLAATVLKAIKDRNHLDTATVDDVIWSTSTQKGKQGGDLGRMSALAAGYDVKASGMTLDRFCGGGITSVNLATAAVMSGMEDCVIAGGTEMMSYTQTVGAAEANAGMPPPLMGSHNPALDELHPQSHQGVCGDAIASMEGISREALDALALVSQQRAARAIAEGRFDKSVVPVYNPDGSIALDREEFPRPDTTAESLAALKPAFAGMADFEIGGTTFRKQINRRYPDLTIEHMHHAGNSSGVVDGAAAVLITSKDYADKHGLKPRARIVTYVNMGDDPTLMLNAPVPAAKKALERAGLSKDDIDVWEINEAFSVVAEKFIRDLDLDREKVNINGGAMALGHPIGATGSMLIGTALDELERSGGRYGLITMCAAGGMAPAIIIERI; encoded by the coding sequence ATGGCCGACGCCTATATCATCGACGCTGTCCGCACCCCGCGCGGGGTCGGAAAGCCCGGCAAGGGTGCGCTGTCGCACCTGCACCCGCAGGATCTGGCCGCGACCGTGCTCAAGGCGATCAAGGATCGCAACCACCTCGATACCGCGACCGTGGACGATGTCATCTGGTCGACCTCGACCCAGAAGGGCAAGCAGGGCGGCGACCTTGGCCGCATGTCCGCGCTCGCAGCAGGCTATGATGTCAAGGCCAGCGGCATGACGCTGGACCGCTTCTGCGGCGGCGGCATCACCTCAGTGAACCTCGCGACCGCAGCGGTGATGTCAGGCATGGAAGATTGCGTGATCGCAGGCGGCACCGAGATGATGAGCTACACCCAGACCGTGGGCGCTGCCGAAGCCAATGCCGGGATGCCGCCGCCGCTGATGGGATCGCACAACCCCGCGCTCGACGAACTGCACCCGCAGTCGCACCAGGGCGTGTGCGGCGATGCAATCGCATCGATGGAAGGCATTTCACGCGAGGCATTGGATGCGTTGGCCCTGGTCAGCCAGCAGCGCGCTGCGCGCGCCATCGCCGAGGGCCGGTTCGACAAGTCGGTAGTCCCGGTGTATAACCCGGACGGCAGCATCGCGCTCGACCGCGAGGAGTTCCCCCGCCCCGACACCACCGCCGAAAGCCTTGCCGCATTGAAGCCCGCCTTTGCCGGCATGGCCGATTTCGAGATCGGCGGCACCACCTTCCGCAAGCAGATCAACCGGCGCTATCCCGATCTCACCATCGAGCATATGCACCATGCGGGCAACAGCTCGGGCGTGGTCGATGGCGCCGCTGCCGTGCTGATCACCTCGAAGGATTATGCCGACAAGCACGGGCTCAAGCCCCGCGCGCGGATCGTCACCTATGTCAACATGGGCGATGACCCGACGCTGATGCTCAACGCGCCCGTCCCCGCCGCGAAAAAGGCGCTGGAGCGCGCAGGCCTGTCCAAGGACGACATCGACGTGTGGGAAATCAACGAGGCATTTTCGGTGGTCGCCGAAAAGTTCATCCGCGATCTCGATCTCGACCGCGAGAAGGTCAACATCAACGGCGGCGCGATGGCCTTGGGCCACCCGATCGGTGCGACCGGATCGATGCTGATCGGCACCGCACTCGATGAGCTCGAGCGCTCGGGCGGTCGCTATGGCCTGATCACGATGTGCGCCGCGGGCGGCATGGCGCCTGCGATCATCATCGAACGCATCTGA
- a CDS encoding ABC-F family ATP-binding cassette domain-containing protein, translating into MLAMNNITVRLGGRTILDGATAAIPPGGRIGLIGRNGAGKSTLMKVMIGELEPDDGEIEMPRLAKLGYIAQEAPHGAMTPLDTVLAADVERTSLLEEAETCTDPDRLGDVHERLLAIDAYSAPSRAAIILTGLGFDDEMQNRPLDSFSGGWKMRVALGALLFSQPDVLLLDEPSNHLDLEATLWLENFLKAYPATLIVISHERDLLNNVVDHILHLQGGKVTLYPGGYDSFERQRAERAAQLAAAKASQDAQRAKLQDYVARNSARASTAKQAQSRAKMLAKMQPITALMEDPSLSFDFPSPSELKPPLITLDLAAVGYAEDNPILRRLNLRIDPDDRIALLGRNGNGKTTLARLLAAQLPALEGAMETAGKMQIGYFTQYQVEELEADSTPLEQMTRAMKGKTPAAVRAQLGRFGFSGNRAMSSVGTLSGGERARLALALITRDAPHLLILDEPTNHLDVDAREALVQALNEYDGAVILISHDRHMVELTADRLVLVDAGTATEYNGSMRDYMDFVLGINQPKGDPKPKMSKKDKKADAFHRDQIRKMENKVKTAEKAVAELQAQCSDIDRAMFDPSSAKPEHAKLTMSELARQRTRLGELLAEAEAAWLECNEKLEALN; encoded by the coding sequence ATGCTCGCAATGAACAACATCACCGTCCGGCTGGGTGGCCGCACGATCCTCGACGGCGCAACCGCAGCCATTCCCCCCGGCGGCCGCATCGGCCTGATCGGGCGCAACGGCGCGGGCAAGTCCACGCTGATGAAGGTGATGATCGGCGAGCTCGAGCCCGATGACGGCGAGATCGAGATGCCGCGCCTCGCCAAACTTGGCTATATCGCGCAGGAAGCGCCGCACGGAGCGATGACCCCGCTCGATACCGTGCTCGCCGCGGATGTGGAGCGCACGAGCCTGCTCGAAGAGGCCGAGACCTGCACCGATCCCGACCGACTGGGCGATGTCCACGAACGGCTGCTCGCTATCGACGCCTACAGCGCCCCGTCGCGCGCCGCGATCATCCTCACCGGGCTGGGCTTCGACGACGAGATGCAGAACCGCCCGCTCGACAGCTTTTCGGGCGGCTGGAAGATGCGGGTTGCACTGGGCGCCTTGCTGTTCTCGCAGCCCGACGTGCTGCTGCTCGACGAGCCCTCGAACCACCTCGACCTTGAAGCGACCTTGTGGCTCGAGAACTTCCTCAAGGCGTACCCCGCGACCCTGATCGTGATCAGCCATGAACGCGATCTGCTCAACAACGTGGTCGACCACATCCTGCATCTGCAGGGCGGGAAGGTGACGCTGTATCCCGGCGGCTATGACAGCTTCGAGCGCCAGCGCGCCGAACGCGCCGCGCAGCTCGCCGCCGCCAAGGCCTCGCAGGACGCCCAGCGCGCCAAATTGCAGGACTATGTCGCGCGCAACAGCGCCCGCGCCTCGACCGCCAAGCAGGCGCAGTCGCGTGCCAAGATGCTCGCCAAGATGCAGCCGATCACCGCGCTGATGGAAGATCCGAGCCTGTCGTTCGATTTCCCCAGCCCGTCCGAGCTCAAGCCCCCGCTGATCACGCTCGATCTGGCAGCGGTCGGTTATGCTGAGGACAATCCCATCCTGCGGCGGCTCAATCTGCGCATCGATCCCGATGACCGGATCGCGCTGCTGGGCCGCAACGGCAACGGCAAGACCACGCTCGCCCGCCTGCTCGCCGCGCAGCTTCCCGCGCTCGAAGGCGCGATGGAAACCGCGGGCAAGATGCAGATCGGCTATTTCACCCAGTATCAGGTCGAGGAGCTCGAGGCCGACAGCACCCCGCTCGAGCAGATGACTCGCGCGATGAAGGGCAAGACGCCTGCTGCCGTGCGCGCGCAATTGGGCCGCTTCGGATTTTCGGGCAACCGCGCGATGTCGAGCGTCGGCACCCTGTCGGGCGGCGAGCGCGCAAGGCTGGCGCTCGCGCTGATCACCCGCGATGCTCCGCACCTGCTGATCCTCGACGAGCCGACCAACCACTTGGACGTCGATGCGCGCGAGGCTTTGGTGCAGGCGCTCAACGAATATGACGGCGCGGTGATCCTGATCAGCCATGACCGTCACATGGTCGAACTGACCGCCGACCGGCTGGTGCTGGTCGATGCAGGCACCGCGACCGAGTACAACGGCTCGATGCGCGACTACATGGACTTCGTGCTGGGCATCAACCAGCCCAAGGGCGATCCCAAGCCCAAGATGTCCAAGAAGGACAAGAAGGCCGACGCCTTCCACCGCGACCAGATCCGCAAGATGGAGAATAAGGTCAAGACAGCGGAAAAGGCCGTGGCCGAGCTGCAGGCGCAGTGTTCGGACATCGACCGCGCGATGTTCGATCCGTCTTCCGCCAAGCCCGAACACGCCAAGCTGACGATGAGCGAACTGGCGCGGCAACGCACACGGCTGGGCGAACTGCTCGCCGAGGCAGAAGCTGCCTGGCTGGAATGCAACGAGAAGCTCGAAGCCCTGAATTGA
- a CDS encoding DUF3572 family protein, with translation MTDTIRPDTPSDRGAPHDPATMALLALSWLLGDGERAERLLSLTGMTVDDLRAGASSPRILAEFIRYLEGHEADLIAAADAIGASPAALVNARIQLERQT, from the coding sequence GTGACCGATACAATCAGGCCAGATACCCCGTCAGACAGGGGCGCTCCCCATGATCCGGCCACCATGGCGCTGCTGGCGCTGTCGTGGCTGCTCGGCGATGGCGAGCGCGCCGAAAGGCTGCTCTCGCTCACCGGAATGACCGTGGACGACCTGCGCGCCGGCGCTTCCAGCCCCCGCATCCTGGCGGAATTCATCCGCTATCTGGAAGGGCATGAGGCGGATCTGATCGCCGCTGCCGATGCCATCGGCGCGAGCCCCGCGGCCCTGGTCAATGCCCGCATCCAGCTGGAACGCCAGACTTGA
- a CDS encoding glycerophosphodiester phosphodiesterase family protein, whose protein sequence is MPLSPFGLLDGWLAPPPEPRRIAWLGEQPYAHRGLHDGMWQGPVLENGLPAFTAAIAAGHGIECDVQRSIDNRAVVFHDFSLSRLTLAQGRVDGKTAAELTQIRLMGQNGAIAELGAVLGVVRGRAPILIEIKTETDHVAPLCLAVRRALEGYGGKAAIMSFHPAVSAWFRRQAPHIVRGLVMTEEGSHGWKGTMRRHLDLWQAKPDFLAYDIRDLPSGFAAAQRARGLPVLTWTVRTDEQHAIAADHADAPIYERALAPDPSPHA, encoded by the coding sequence ATGCCATTGTCGCCGTTCGGCCTGCTTGACGGCTGGCTGGCGCCGCCGCCCGAACCCCGCCGCATCGCCTGGCTGGGAGAGCAGCCCTACGCCCATCGCGGTCTGCATGACGGCATGTGGCAGGGCCCTGTGCTCGAAAACGGCCTGCCCGCGTTCACCGCGGCGATCGCCGCCGGCCATGGCATCGAATGCGATGTCCAGCGCAGCATCGACAACCGCGCGGTGGTATTCCACGACTTTTCACTGAGCCGGCTGACGCTGGCTCAGGGCCGAGTCGATGGCAAGACCGCCGCCGAGCTCACGCAGATCCGGCTGATGGGCCAGAATGGCGCGATCGCAGAACTCGGCGCGGTTCTGGGCGTGGTGCGCGGGCGCGCGCCGATCCTGATCGAGATCAAGACCGAGACCGACCATGTTGCGCCCCTGTGCCTTGCGGTGCGCCGCGCGCTCGAAGGCTATGGCGGCAAGGCGGCGATCATGAGCTTCCACCCCGCGGTCTCGGCCTGGTTCCGGCGGCAGGCGCCGCACATCGTGCGCGGGCTGGTGATGACCGAGGAAGGCTCGCACGGCTGGAAGGGCACGATGCGCCGCCACCTTGATCTTTGGCAGGCCAAGCCCGATTTCCTCGCTTATGACATTCGCGATCTTCCCAGCGGCTTTGCCGCAGCCCAGCGCGCCCGTGGCCTGCCCGTGCTGACCTGGACGGTACGCACCGACGAACAGCACGCCATCGCCGCCGACCACGCTGATGCGCCGATCTACGAACGCGCCCTGGCGCCGGACCCTTCCCCGCACGCATGA